The genomic window TTCCGCCGTTTTTCCGGTCATGTGGAACTGAACCGGCTTGGCCGCTTCCCGAAACTGCTTATGCGTTTTGGCGCGAAGTGTCCGGGGGACACGGCGCACATCGGGGAAGCCGTACATGAGCGTCTGCGGGGACAGGCCCGCATCGAGATATTCATGCGCAAGGCGCTTGAAATACTCATGCCCAAGCGGCGGCTTCTTGGAAACCATCGGCCCCCATCCTTGCTGTTCTTCGTCAGCAGCGTCTTTCAGAAGGTACTTGCACGCATAGCGCACCGCCTCCGGCGTGGACTTGTCCCAATAGGACCAGCCATGCGGCCAATGTTTTTCCATGAAGTTTTCTCTCAACTGATGGTCGGGGACAGGCCCCTGCCAGTAGAGAATAATGTGCCAATGCGCGCGGCCCTTCATGGAGCCGTATTCGCCTACGACGAAATACCGAACGGGAAACCCATCGGCGCGGAGATACTTCAGGTATTTTTGCACATCGGAGTAAGTCAGAACCGCAGCACGGATATGATCGATATCGCCCGTTGTGCGATCCTGCCCATAGGTCAGGGTTACGACATGCGAGGCAGTTGCAGTCTTACTTTCGGCAATGTTTCGGCCAACCCAATCGTCAACTTTGGTTTCCCGACATTGCCAGCATTCGCGACAGGCCACGACGCCGACATCGCTAATTTTTACCGGGTTCAAACACATGCGTTTTCGTGTCCTGTCACTAAATGCACCTATTACCAAGGGTGGTGTTTCCGCCGCGCCTCCCTCCCTCCCGTGATCTTGGGATCGAGGGAGGGAGGCACGGCTACGCGCCCGCCGAGTTGACGGCGGGTGCGCTTTTCA from Agrobacterium tumefaciens includes these protein-coding regions:
- a CDS encoding rolling circle replication-associated protein — protein: MCLNPVKISDVGVVACRECWQCRETKVDDWVGRNIAESKTATASHVVTLTYGQDRTTGDIDHIRAAVLTYSDVQKYLKYLRADGFPVRYFVVGEYGSMKGRAHWHIILYWQGPVPDHQLRENFMEKHWPHGWSYWDKSTPEAVRYACKYLLKDAADEEQQGWGPMVSKKPPLGHEYFKRLAHEYLDAGLSPQTLMYGFPDVRRVPRTLRAKTHKQFREAAKPVQFHMTGKTAENFLQYFIDIWDEKHGDLPPRSEIIWDFLDTGATPVYDEFLYSEHRSKGPVPVAPPFEGAIVQFCEKANCYFTATAGVRLWFSIDHEGDAGWHVKIKPKSHNPYETERLWRLAGFQTHVPTVPIEL